Proteins encoded by one window of Streptococcus sanguinis:
- the pyrE gene encoding orotate phosphoribosyltransferase, giving the protein MTLAKEIARDLLKIKAVYLKPEEPFTWASGIKSPIYTDNRVTLAYPETRTLIEDGFVEKIRAEFPDVEVIAGTATAGIPHGAIIADKMNLPFAYIRSKPKDHGAGNQIEGRVAPGQKMVVIEDLISTGGSVLDAIAAAKREGADVIGAAAIFTYELPKAEKNFNEAGVKLVILSNYTELITLAEAEGYVSPEGLALLEKFKHDQENWQS; this is encoded by the coding sequence ATGACTTTAGCAAAAGAGATTGCGCGTGATTTATTGAAAATCAAAGCAGTGTATTTGAAGCCAGAAGAGCCTTTTACATGGGCGTCGGGCATCAAGTCACCTATATATACGGATAACCGTGTGACATTGGCTTATCCAGAAACTCGGACCTTGATTGAGGATGGTTTCGTCGAAAAGATTCGGGCGGAATTTCCAGATGTAGAAGTCATTGCTGGAACTGCGACAGCAGGTATTCCTCACGGAGCCATTATCGCTGATAAGATGAACCTGCCATTTGCCTATATCCGCAGCAAACCAAAAGATCACGGAGCGGGCAATCAAATCGAAGGTCGCGTAGCGCCTGGGCAGAAGATGGTTGTCATCGAAGACTTAATCTCGACTGGTGGTTCAGTCTTGGATGCTATCGCTGCCGCCAAACGTGAAGGTGCGGATGTGATTGGCGCAGCGGCCATCTTTACCTATGAGCTGCCAAAAGCAGAAAAGAACTTCAATGAAGCGGGTGTGAAATTGGTGATCCTTTCTAACTACACTGAGCTAATCACTCTGGCTGAAGCAGAGGGTTATGTCAGTCCAGAGGGTTTGGCCTTGCTTGAGAAATTTAAGCATGACCAAGAGAATTGGCAGTCTTAG